In the genome of Cydia splendana chromosome 12, ilCydSple1.2, whole genome shotgun sequence, the window GCGGACGCAGGTGACACCAAAGGAGGGCAGGGCGTTCTCAATGACACTGTTCTTGTGTCACATGGCCACATGACTTATCATTTCATATCTAGGTGACTATGCACATTATTTACCGGGCACGTTACGTACTCACGCGTAATTGGTGTGGTGTTAGATTGAATAGAAATGATTAGTTAAGATGGTTTGCTTTTCCAAAAACAATGTGGAATATAAAAAGTGGGATAAGgccggaagaagaagaagaagaagaagaatgtgGAATATAAAGGTTTCGTTATGTATAATGCCCATGAGGCGGTTTATGATAAGATTTACTTTTACAAGATtacgcgttgatgtctttttcTACTTTCTTATATCAACATAGAGGATTAATTAACTACCATTaaactttaatttgtaataaggGCTTTATGATCATATTTTGGATCTCTTTGAACAGATTATACACGTGCTAAATTTATGTTAATACCGCTAAAATGTCACATCGCGTTTCCTAATTAATGTAACATTGCGTAGTTATGTTCGCTCCTTAGCATTTACTTCCTCCCTTATTCACAAACGctctacaaacctcaattagctaataatcgtttgtccttatctgtcattttgacttatgtatttgtaagaaagggattaaacataattaaacgaaatcagtcccgtaaagttttatgacttAGTGTTTAGTGATCTTATTACCGGAAAACCGCTCAATTATACATAACATGCTGTTAATTACTGTATTAATAATGTTTGTGGGTATATGGGACACGTGATGTTTACTCTCCAATATAATTGGATCCTTATAGGagctataattttatttcattagtattgttattatttttattatgtaattgtcTTGCATGAATTAAatcatctaatctaatctaatgtTATATTTTAGCATAGAGAAATCAATAAGTAAGCTcatttatttctctatggtttcAGTTAACGTTAACAGGATCATTTTTGCGGTCAAACTAAATtgttgaaaataaaaaataaaaaacatatgtatatttttatcacaattatttgatatttatttaaccaaaatatacatttaagtacataatattatattgagCAAGTCACTAAGGCAATGATATCACCAAATTCGTTTAAAGGAAGTAAGGAGAGGCTACGTATCTGGATAAGTACGGGGATGGGGCAAAGGCGGGAGCGGCAACGTAAGGAGAAGAGACAACCGGAGCAGCGGCGGCCACCAGCGGGGCGGGGGCAACCACGGGGGTGGCTACCGCATGGTTGACGGAGTGCGCGGAGTAGGAGCTGGCGTAGGGGGCCACGGCGTACGCTGCAGGGGCCACGAGCGCAGCTGGGGCCGCGGCTAGGGGCAGCACACTGGCGCTGGCGGCGCCAAGAGCTAGGGCGAAGACGATCTGTAAACAAGTTGGATCTTATTGTCGTATTTCTTTATAATCTGCCCATGTTCTTCTTGCTGACCCGAGTCCGCTTGGGAAGGTATTTCGAATTTCGAATATCTTTGCAAATAATTCCGTTGGTTAAATTAAGAAGGATAAAAATGTGAGTAGGTAATAGACACTTAGACagtacaataataattatgatatatAGCTACGGAGTTGGTACCTAATGtccttatggctcctcttcacgttgggccaacgccaacgctaacgagggacgcagccatgcggtagaatgagatagcaatatcacttgctccctctaacgcataaatgcgtccctcgttggcgttggcgttggcccaacgtgaagaggagcctttagAGAAAACAAGTTTGATCAGGCAAATAAACTTACAACGAATTTGGCGATCATTTTGCTTAGTTTGTGTGACTGCTCACAAGTTCGGACGCTAAAGGAGGAGTCGGTGGACTGTGTCGTCTCCAGGGCATCGTCACGTTTTATACGAAATGTGATTTAGTTGAGCAACAATACGGACGCCGCATGCGTGCGTTAATAATACGCATCAGGACATCGCTGGCTAACCGCCACAGTGGCTGACCCAGACTTCTATAACGACGGCTGCATTCTAATTTCGACTTTGTGCACACCAATTTCACTGCAACTTACGTAACggcaagtgaaaaaaaaaatacttggaAGTAGTGGTCAATGGCACTTAAAGTCAAAATTCGTGTACTTTTTTATTTCAGTATTTGCCGTGCTCTCTTCTCTTCTGAAACTCTTTTTCCTAGGGAGCGATACCAACGTAAACATTTTCATCACCCTAAACCCTAAAGGATACAAGGTTTTTTTAACTTTGCCTATTAGTGCGACagcactgctgggcaaaggcctcccctctttcccgccacttgTCTCTGTCTAATGCACACTAGGATACaaggtacctattattattacttatctAACTTACGGAAGGATAACAACTACGAAGAAACAATATTTAAACCATATCCAATTTGGACCATAAGTcagttaacataaataatattatgtcatTTTGAATAACAAACCACTTGAACAGgaaaatcacgttttttttttgtaatgaaAGTAGACAAATCGggatttgtttaaaaaaaaatatctaaaattaAACCCTTTTTTCTTGGCCCTCTTGCAACCTGAAtctatagtagtttgtgttacaagggatcaaaatgatatatttccgtccagggcgtacattgaatcctgagcgtaatgagggattcaagagttaacgcccaagacgaaataattttgataccgtgtgacacatactgcttttcacatcaactatgaggaaaataaaaaaatctcagtgttgacactacagtgttgccactttttaatttctactcttttttgccaggctgtacatacgatgttcatagttaattatattaatattttatactagcAATGAAATGtccttgaacagaaaagtgccactttgatccctcctagcagggaagaaaaatccattttctgattaggtgatgtgaaaaaatatttccttacttcctcatttatatttttttaagtcatCGATGGCGCTTAGACTACTAAAAAAAGTTTTCCTTTTAAGATATCCTCGATGAGAAAATTCGATTGGGGATAAATCTGGGTCGTGAGGTGGCCAGTTAAGGTTACTTCGTTAGGGAATAAATTTCCAGCGATTTTTTTCCAAACTGCTGAAATAATGTCGTTGGAGGGGGTGACAAGTTGCTCCATACTTAATACCAATAAGTTGGTTGGTTAGAGTACTTTAAGTAACACAAAAAACCTGCAAAATTTTCACATACCGCATTTTCGGGATCTTTTTTATGAAAGGAGACCGTTTTGTTCGAAAAAGAAAAACAGATCGACCTTGAACTCGCTGTATAAGATTGAGGGCCATGCGAAAGGTGGACGTCATACGGCCTAGAGGACCAAGTCCAACGAGATGGTGTGATCAAATATCCGCCCAGATGGACTGATGTTACTAAGCAACGGTTTCCACACAGCAACCGACAGGGAGAAGTGAAGAGCTGCCATAGGGAAAATTAGTAAGCGGAGTCACaatcctcagcagtgagggaccgacttagaagaagaagattttaTGAGAAGGCAAGCTAAAAGTTTTTCTTACCGAGAAAGCATTATAACTGCTCTATAACCTATAACATAATTCTTGACTGATTTgtaaattaaaatgtatttgtAAATTTGTCTATACACAGTATGATTATGATATCTGTCTCTTTCATTCGCCGTGTGTTAAAAAGTAATGATTTCTTTGTCACGTGTAGGTATTACAACATTCATCATACGCCTACTGGTCTATTAAGCATGATATTTGTAGACATGTTTGTATTACTAAATGGCCAGCATCTTGTTTTTTTACGATCGTGGTACGATCCTTATCTATGGATGTTGTCTgccttacttatttatttagtgACTATTACTCAACTCAAGtatccttcgagcaacacggaagggaggcggcattcgcactatttcccctctgccgaggtacaagattagcgcgtcaatctaatctagcgcgggtaataaaactagttgcacttggatttttcactagaccgagtccagacgcgcgcgtgaacactgctgcacaaaaatgcctgtttgctcggttttttgttataaaaagaggtcggggacatcaaatttacaaaaagaaagtgttacatttcacatgtaatatttttttttacatatcatacttTTAATTAcagtcaaacacaattattatattttagtctcatgtaattgttggatttatcgattttgctcgctcagtacaaattgcggatcggtcgagcgacaaatccgacttctcatctctcagaatacaataacatacttcaacgaaaatgtgttagtgtgcgtgttgtgacacttgtcactcgtccgtacacaaaaagagatcgaggtttgcaagatttgtctttgacgtgtgtcattttctatgtatttgtgtcgtcattacagattggattttgtatctaagtgtgtgagaagtgcgactgtgtgcacctttccccccgcgaaaaatggcagaaagatttgtacggtgagatatcgcttgggcccctcccttccgatgtgtcggaagccggtgttgctcgaagcaagTATCAATAAGAAAAAACACATTTGTCTGATTTCCGAGACCGAAGTGTTCCCATAAGTTCTCCGCGAACGAATCTTTGTAGGGAGCACTAAACGTACATTTAGCCTCAAACGTCAAAAATGTATAATATCAACCATATATCAACCAATAACACCTTagtattcttattttttttactatatgaataatattaatattattataaatccgAAAGTAGCTCTGTCTTTATGttacctcttgacgcttaaacctctgaaccgatttagatgaaatcaatTTTATTACTGAGTTAACTAGTTTGAGTCCCAAGGAAAGACAGGATAGTTATCATGGAAATCATCATGAACAGTTAATAAATCAAAGTTCATTTTTAACAAAGGTATCATCGGGGTTTCACAATATCTTTTTTGTACACATTTTTTGTACATTTTCTCTGcaaatattatacctacccaATTTCACTGAGTTCCCAAGCCCTCAATCCATTGAATACCATTTAGTTATTGCAAAAAACAGTAGGTAAGGTGTTTCTCGGTGCAGACAATTTCCCAATGTGCTCCATTTCACCGCACGTGCACATGAATCCCAAATGGCCGGCCGCAATCCGTCAAACAAATGTTTATTTACCAGCACGTTATCTGAATCACAATATACGACGTATATAAGGCTTGACTTTTTCTTTGCAAATCGCACATCACATCTTCTTTTCGCCAAGGAAGGTCCTCTGTCAAACAAGCAAAATGTTTTCTTTAAAATCTGTAAGTACTACCTGTTAAACGTTTTTGATTACTAACTTTAGTGATAAGATAAATGATATTATTAAAGGAAATCGTGAATTTGGAACCAACTGAAGTACATAACTGATGCCTAGTTTTTTTGCCGTTAAGCAACATTGCTAATGAATGAATATGGAAAAGGTATCTTGctacttatatatatttttaatttattaaatagtaCATCGGGGACCTTAAAAAACCTACCTTATAGTCgtagtacctactcgtagtcAGCTACATACAACTACTACAATAATATACTGGTAAGCAAAcatatgtataggtattttTGTGTTAGCtgttatgttataaaatacCTATGTAGGTCAAGTTGATGAACAGATCAATCATAAAatcttatgtaggtatatatatgtatattttttttgcttcaGATCATACTCATCGCCGCGGCCTTCGCCGTCGGAGCTGAATGCAGCGTCGCCGTGGCTGCTCCCCTGGTCGCACCAGCTCACGTGGGCTACGCTCAAACTATTCCCCAAAATATCCCTCCATATGCGTCGCAAGTCAGCGTGGTCAACAGGGCCTTGAGCCCGCTGGTGGCTAGCCCGTTTGCCGCTCCGTACTTCGCTGGACCTGCCCCGTATGCTGCGTACGCAGCACCGGCTGCTTACGCTGCGGCGCCATTAGCAGCACCCGCTGCGTATGCCGGCCCCGCTGCGTATGCTGCCCCCGCTGCGTATGCTGCCCCCGCTGCGTATGCTGCTCCCGCTGCGTATGCTGCACCCGCTGCGTATGCTGCCCCCGCCGCCTACGCTGCCGCCCCCTTCCCTTATGCCCCCGCGGCACCTATAGTCCGAGCTCCCCTCGGTGTTGCCCCGGCGTTTGTGCGATAGATTTAAGAAAACACGACTGACCTTCCTATAATATAGATAAAGATTCACTGGTTATTGACGTCAacagataattaataattaaattatttgcgTCAAAAACAAGTGCCTCTTACAACTCTCCTAGTagactatattttattttaaaatatatgtaataaaaaaaaaaatattgtcaaatctacgtttttttttaattttataaacagaattcaatttaggtaaaaatataaaacattcgTGAGTAATTGGGTAATTGAACACGCTTTTATGAGTTTCatgggtaggtaggtatacctatgtatatgttATTAACTATTAGTtaattgagtaggtacctactcgtatgtacatataattttttttagatttcttTTCGTATAACTTGATAAGTACTTTCCTAAAGTATTTctcatatttttacttttgtttaaCCTTTGAATCCTGAgaataagaaaaataataaaataagaaaaaacatTAGACTACTAACACGTCGGTAAAATCTGCCAGTCAATaacgtacctacttaagtattaTGAAAGGGCGTATGAATAAAATAGTCTCAATTCAACATTGTCTAGACACACGAGAGGTTACATAATTGTCTACTTTCCACCTCAACAACTTTTTCTTCGTACCACTGGGAATCTGTTTTATCTATATGCTGATCGGAGCCTGACTTTAAAATCTAATTCATAAATCAATTTCTCATTCAAGATTTTTACCTAATAATCTTTGGCACTCATCAGAATAAGTACAGCACTGGGAACTTTCCGACAGCCTGAAGAGTAAATCGGAGTCTATTTGACTACGAAGTATTTAAAGTATCATCTATATTTTGATAACTATACCGTAGTATGCATTTGTTTCGGTACAGGAGTGTGCCCTGAGCAACAGGAGATGAAGGTTCTAGCTAGACCAACATTGCAGTACGTGTTCAAATTAACAAATAAAGTCAttaattacgagtaggtacctaatgttttagatatttttagggttccgtacccaaagggtaaaacgggaccctattactaagactccgctgtccgtccgtccgtccgtccgtctgtcagttgaaattttcacagatgatgtatttctgttgccgctataacaacaaatactaataacagaataaaataaagatttaagtggggctcccatacaacaaacgtgatttttgaccgaagttaagcaacgtcgggcggggtcagtacttggatgggtgaccgtttttttttttccgttttttgcattatggcacggaacccttcgtgcgcgagtccgactcgcacttgcccggtttttttacaattatataggtatagtcagggacataataaataataataataatcgcgATGTTAATGATTTTTTCGCAAAAATTTCATtattggtacaagcttttatggcTGACCGTATTTTTCTTACCACAGGCAACTAACACTCATTAAGACAATTCTTAAAACACCAAACACAAGTAGGTAGGTTGCGTtgttcatcacagagttcctatggctacctcttgtctccatcatcagatcagctcgatggtaccagcattgatattgcattgtcacccgacttacctACGTATTCAAATTTTCAGCATAATCGGAAAtcgggtcaaatttagcttctaAGATTTGACCCACAATAACTAACAAACCAACAAACACAATAGGGGAAGTTAAATAATagcttgtaacaaattaaataaaagcttgtaaaaacatgTGTGACGATGTTCCATTTTTGTTTAGTTCTGATTTATAACCAGTATTTGCAAAATAATTGGttcaattaatttaaaaacctaatttaattacatttataaagtatGTATTAGCAAAGCGCAAGTGACACCTCTCGAGTTGCTAACATTAGATTTCTGCTAACAATCAGGCGGCCCGTACTCTTATACTACTGTCGTGGACTCgtggtatacctacctacctaaagtaTCATTGAGTTGGATTACTTCTTAGGTACTTTCTTACTTGGCTTTCGCACttggctatttttattttatttggaactattgttaagtaagtacaatcatcatcatcatcatcatctcagcctatatacgtcccactgctgggcacaggcctcctctcatacgcgagagggcttgggctatagtccccacgctagcccaatgcggattgggagTAAGTACAATACTATACGGGTAATGGTACAATTAAATCACATGTTTTTTTAACTgtgtattttcatttttttttacaaaaaacagTCTTGACTCCAGTACAAAACCTactaaagtaaaaaataaatttaattttaatattaatactatTGTCAGACTAGATTCATTTCCACGCGACAGGTGCCGGCGCCAGTGGAGCTGGCGCGAGGAACCTGTTGTACAGGTGCAGGTGGGGTACTGCTCTTGCCACAGGAATAGGCGCTGGCGCAAAGACTGGCGCTGGAGCCGGGGCTAATACTGGAGCAGGAGCAGGTGCAAACACAGGAGCTGGTGCTACTGGGGCAGGCGCAAATACGGGAGCTGGCGCATAAGCTGGCGCATAAGCTGGCCTCACAATGGGCGCATAAGGAACAGGCGCGGGCACTGGTAGAGCTCGCGCAAATACAGGAGCCGGGAACGCTGGAACCGCAGGCGCTAATCTTGGTACAGCAGGCGCGAAGAACGGTGCTGGCGCTGGTAATACTGGGGCTGGTACAGGCGCCGGAAACACTGGAGCAGGCAGCGGCGCTGGCAGTACAGGTGCTGGCGCAACAGCGGCTAGCGGGGCAGGTGCTACGGCGTGGATGGATCTGATGCCGTGTGGGAAGTTGTAGAACGGAGCGTATCTAACGATGGGGAAGGATCTGACTGCTGGTACTATGTGAGCGTGGCCTATGCTAGCACTGCAGCTAGCTATGATGGCGGCTAAGGAAATGATCTGAAATAAAAATGaggaaatttattaaatattgacaTGTTAGACATTTTAGGATTAAGGAAAAAACAAAGGTTTGTTAAATTCTGGTACAGTTATTTTTATAACTAGGGCAATCAAAGGCTGTACGGAAAGCTGTCAATGCCTAGTCTAGAGATGCTAGCAACTTCAAGGGGTTTCACCGTTCGCTGCTTATCCTTTTCTATCTTAACGATGTGCAGCATGATCCTTATTCCTCTTTCCATCCCCAGGTCATGACTACAAACGTCAAGAAATGGGGTTCAAAAGTGATTAGGTACTTACGAATCTAAGGGCCGACATGGTGTATCTTTGACACGACTTGATGAGTCGAGGAACAACCTAGGTGTGTGTTGATGAATGTGTCACATGTCGTTATATAGTTTATACTGTTGCAAGTATTACGTCTTCGCTGGTCATGTTCGTTTTCACTTTCCTATGGCAGGACATGCGCATGCTCAATTAGATACCAACATGGGCGCCATCGATTACCGAATGTGTCTTGTTGCCCATTGATAGGGTTGTTATATAACTCGAAGGAGGTGTAGGGGGTGTTTGGTAATCAGGCTTCGCTTGTATGAGTCAACTATACTAAGTAGTTCTAATTTGCATGAATCCACAGGCGCATCAATGTATCGGTTAACTACATCTCTATCATAAGATCAAGCTGTAATTCATTAGGTATGTACCGATTGTGTGAATTGGGTGATAAGTAATATCCATTATAATTTTCATTATCATCTACCAAAGCTAGACGCTGATTAGAACTTACACATTGTTGATGTCAATGTGATCTCTTTTTGACTTCACTCGCCTGTATATGGGCGAGTGAGATGCAATGTGAGTAATAACGTATGaatagcattaaaaaaaagtccaTGTGCCATTCAGTTAAACGCTTGTTGACTTTAGAAGCTCTCGTATTTCATAACTGTCATAAGTAGATAATAACTAAGTAGGTACGCGTGTCTCTCAATTGGTAAGTATGTTTCAGCCGGAGATGTTATGTGATACGTCATTGTCAAATATTAAGTTAGATACTCATGAAaaaactattaatttatttgCATATTGGTTAAAAGCATAGTCAAAAATTTTACCTTAGGTATCGATTTGTCACGTGTCTTCCTTGCAGTTGAATGTCGTTAAATAGACGTGGCGTTTATGGTGGTATCTcaaagattttgaaaaaaaaaaacatttttatccaGTTCTGCAGATGAAAATATCAGAACTTGTGGTATATACTACTATACTTAGTAGCCATCCCGTTATTTTAATCTAGGTCTCTATGACAGCGAAATTGGCACACAGTCGTCTTGACCTATATACTTTTATGGGTAAATATTGAACAATAGGTATCACACAACGAGTCCACGGACAAATCACGCCCTCAATATGGAATTTAATGCGTAGTATACCCATAATCGTGTACGAATTGAATCCTAATGAAGTTCTAATAAAACTGTATCCACTTCAGACATCTAAGCTATGCAGCTACGAATAGGAACCTTTTATTATTTGAAATAGAGTTTCAACCGTATTAAAAGTATTACCATGTGACGCTGTCTGTCTATTTGATATTCAAGCGGCATTCAGAACGAAGTACTCGAGCTGGAGAAATGGTTCACTTGTGTGTTCCACTGCACTACATTTCAAGTAATCACTCGTAGGTAGTTTCTGATTAATCTTCACTTCGGTACTGAATTAACGATCAATACTACCACAGATGACGTTAAAAATATAGAAAAGCTCCAATTAGCTGCATAACTCATAAacaaatcgtcaggtgacaaccagaACTTAATTACTACAACAAGTTTACAGCCATAGACGTACTAACAATAAAACAAGGTTGACTTTTGTTGGAGCTTTTTGGCAACTAGCTTTTTTGCAATTAGTCAGTATTGGTTGTCACCTAACGAAATATCCATGGTATTCAAGAAAGAATGATAGCCTGTCTTAAGCTTCGAATCCAagactgtaatttatttatttatttaatcgtatggcaaacatattttaaaaatagaaacaaatatgtacAATCAGATGTCTACACTAAGACCATTCAGCcactttcttcttcttcgtcttcGGGAGGACCGGCGACATAGCGCGTTATAGGGCAGTCTTGGATTATATGCTGGATGGTTTGGGCTTCCGCACCGCAGCCGCAGGCCGGGGAGTCCACCCACCCACAGCGGTGTTTGTAATAGGCGCATCGACCGTGGCCAGTACGGAGTCTGTTCAGTTTGCACCAGTCTCGTCTAGGGAGACTgtaattcattattattacgAGTATATGGGTTAACAATattgaagtaggtaggtatacggcAATACTTTATACTAATTCTTAGTTATTTAAATGTCGGttatattttctgtaaaatattcTAATGTCAATTGCTTTCTAGGAGCCCAAGtcacaggcatagcctagtTTGGGAACCACCTGTGTTCATGTGTCTGTAAGATCGTTTTCttttgtcaataaaaatattctaTATTCTATTCTACCTAAGAAAATGAATgcctacttaagtacctactttaccCCAGTACCCTCTCGTATTTCAGGGACCTTTCCTAATCTGAATACAATGGCGCTTATCTGCTCCTAGACAAGTACCTATTTAAGGTTCGGTAAGTTTATTATACTTAAGAGTTTATTTTCAGAGTTGACTTTGTCTGTGAAAATCGaagtaaatatttttagaaGGTAATAAAACTGTAGCCGTACTCATCTCGAGTACGTACGAGTACTCGAgatacttaaatataatttattcaatGCTACAATCTTATTAGATAAATAGGCTTGAATGTCAACTAAAGTATAACTGTTGTAATGTATAGTAGGCAACGTTATTGGTAGGTACTATATTTTCTTCTAGCTACAACGCCGACAGGGCGTACATAAATAGGTCAGTCAAATTTTAATTGTTTCCATTGTTTTGCTAAGGCTTCGAAAGGTCCGATGCGTAACGAGGTTTATTGTTTGTGCCTACACGttggtacctatttaattgCCAAGGACTAATCGCCAACTTCCTTGAAACTTTGTCCACATAAACCGATTGGTACCTCGGTACGTATGAGCCTAGCCAAATTAATTTTCCATTAAAATGCATACGTAATCACTTTGTTTGGATTCTTGTTTACCTATAGC includes:
- the LOC134795441 gene encoding cyclin-dependent kinase inhibitor 1C-like, with product MSALRFIISLAAIIASCSASIGHAHIVPAVRSFPIVRYAPFYNFPHGIRSIHAVAPAPLAAVAPAPVLPAPLPAPVFPAPVPAPVLPAPAPFFAPAVPRLAPAVPAFPAPVFARALPVPAPVPYAPIVRPAYAPAYAPAPVFAPAPVAPAPVFAPAPAPVLAPAPAPVFAPAPIPVARAVPHLHLYNRFLAPAPLAPAPVAWK
- the LOC134795788 gene encoding cuticle protein 16.5-like, which produces MFSLKSIILIAAAFAVGAECSVAVAAPLVAPAHVGYAQTIPQNIPPYASQVSVVNRALSPLVASPFAAPYFAGPAPYAAYAAPAAYAAAPLAAPAAYAGPAAYAAPAAYAAPAAYAAPAAYAAPAAYAAPAAYAAAPFPYAPAAPIVRAPLGVAPAFVR
- the LOC134795787 gene encoding uncharacterized protein LOC134795787; its protein translation is MIAKFVIVFALALGAASASVLPLAAAPAALVAPAAYAVAPYASSYSAHSVNHAVATPVVAPAPLVAAAAPVVSSPYVAAPAFAPSPYLSRYVASPYFL